Sequence from the Bacillota bacterium genome:
GCGGTGTGAGCCAGGCCTTGGTTTACCACGTATCGGAGAGGGATGATTCTCCTCTTGTGGGGAATCAGGTTCTTATTCAAGAGATAGAAGGAAGGCCGGGGCTTTATCCCGTATGGGCGATACTTCCATCTGTGACTGGAGAGCAGGAATCTCCTGACAAGTTTGTCGCCAGGATGAAGGAGAATAGCGTAATGGTTCTACGAGCTTTTCCGGCCCAACATAAGTATCTCCTGAATGCAAATACATTCGGCCCATTGTTTGAAGTAATGGTTCAGAAGAATATACCCCTGATAGTGGGTGCGGATTGGAGCCTCATCACCGGGCTACTCGAGGATTTCCCAAGGTTGACGCTTATTGCGATAAGCTCGAACCCCTGGGGGCAGGACCGCTATTTCAGGCCTCTTATAGAGAAATACCCTAATTTGTATCTTGACACCTCGCGTTATGAACTTGACTGGGGGCTTAAAGCTTTTTGCAACAAATACGGGCCTGAACGAATGCTTTTCGGGACGGGTTTCCCGGATTTCAACATGGGAGGGCCCATCCTCACCTTGCTTCAGACAGATATACCCGATGAGTATAAGGCGGCCATAGGATCTGAAAATCTAAAGAGGCTTCTCCGGGGGGTTAGGCTATGAGAAACCCGTCTTTGATCGCGAGGGAGTTTGCTGAAAAAGGCTATTCTGAGTCATGTCCTGTGATTGACATGCACGGCCATTATGGTCCATACCAAGGGATATATTTCCCCAGTCCATGGGCAGAGGGCATGATCCAGACCATGGATCGCTGTGGGGTAAGGCTTACAGTCTCGTCATCCCATGCTTCGCTTGTGGATATGGACAGGGGTAATTCCCTGATGGCGGAGGTGGTCGCCAGCCATCCTGAGCGCTTTCGTGGATACTGGACGATCAATCCAAACTATCCTCAAAAGATAGAATGTGACCTTGAAAGATTTGAAAGCCTGAACGGGTTCGTCGGGTTCAAGTTCCACCCGGAGTTTCATAATTATCCGCTTACGGGGGAGAGATACAAGCCTGCTCTCGATTATGCCAATAGTAAAGGTTTGGTTATCCTCACCCATACGTGGGGA
This genomic interval carries:
- a CDS encoding amidohydrolase family protein, giving the protein MEFFDCNCWFGVPAVPPLRFPEKVDELLEEMSFCGVSQALVYHVSERDDSPLVGNQVLIQEIEGRPGLYPVWAILPSVTGEQESPDKFVARMKENSVMVLRAFPAQHKYLLNANTFGPLFEVMVQKNIPLIVGADWSLITGLLEDFPRLTLIAISSNPWGQDRYFRPLIEKYPNLYLDTSRYELDWGLKAFCNKYGPERMLFGTGFPDFNMGGPILTLLQTDIPDEYKAAIGSENLKRLLRGVRL
- a CDS encoding amidohydrolase family protein, whose amino-acid sequence is MRNPSLIAREFAEKGYSESCPVIDMHGHYGPYQGIYFPSPWAEGMIQTMDRCGVRLTVSSSHASLVDMDRGNSLMAEVVASHPERFRGYWTINPNYPQKIECDLERFESLNGFVGFKFHPEFHNYPLTGERYKPALDYANSKGLVILTHTWGTSPHCGPSLLRSLAERYPRVTFLMGHSGYGEWEVATSVARDFPNVYLELTAAYAIGGVIEFMVKETGSEKMIFGTDIPWFDPHYGIGCVIFSRITDEDRHNILHRNAERILGLT